A part of Thermococcus sp. LS1 genomic DNA contains:
- a CDS encoding CGP-CTERM sorting domain-containing protein: protein MKKSGIFIAFFVVLGLFLPLASPSSAWEVIYGVQRDKTMFDSPYNPVAFVPGNAGDYYLLGSHGAGLAVLIHLSPMGEVLWAKNFSLSPKLPLNLPYGQYQIVSDIAVGEDGIYAVLRTNGVLNVSAPDDWIKGDPLFTLVKFDFSGNPVWVRAFKNSAGGYAGIRVQPTGDGAIVVAPIYAHMHHKNPDDPYDWEGIASALDIGAIKFDSSGNLEWIHIYGRESIHEYVNAVGFDGSEVAIAFSSSLGGPDFGILGIDPETGELEWVREYRQAIDGGELWKMGGFNSLSGGRPMLYSVPDGWLYTNGLPGKYDGGASIWVKLDKQGNILWSGFWNTTLYQGESPAGFALADDGNYVFFDPLVKMSPSGDVLEVYYDVQPHSWYISRAGNGFTIFLPPDRLLKLDSDMGFAGCDVHHVEKGGELTAWVPNFVDLGKGDVEFVKVPLYAEASFEGAFEFDDLPTWEWYKIAPVEVWVHDHPSEYFHLKEACNQTGSSEGGIETSTSPATSSHSPTATSEGSGFTSPSSDSSSEGTGTDGGVSVDVTCGPGIMALLALLVAITRRR from the coding sequence ATGAAAAAATCCGGCATCTTTATTGCATTTTTCGTTGTTCTGGGACTTTTCCTGCCCCTTGCAAGCCCCTCCAGCGCATGGGAGGTCATCTACGGCGTCCAGCGGGATAAAACGATGTTCGATAGTCCCTACAACCCCGTGGCATTCGTCCCGGGGAACGCAGGGGACTACTACCTCCTCGGAAGCCACGGGGCTGGACTGGCTGTTCTGATACACCTCTCGCCGATGGGAGAGGTCCTCTGGGCTAAGAACTTCAGCCTCAGCCCGAAACTCCCCCTCAACCTCCCCTATGGTCAGTATCAGATCGTATCCGACATCGCCGTTGGGGAGGACGGTATCTACGCTGTCCTGAGGACGAACGGCGTCCTCAACGTCTCAGCACCGGATGACTGGATTAAGGGAGACCCGCTTTTCACGCTGGTCAAGTTCGACTTCTCAGGAAATCCCGTCTGGGTGAGGGCCTTCAAGAACTCCGCAGGTGGCTACGCGGGGATCAGGGTTCAACCTACAGGCGATGGGGCCATTGTTGTGGCTCCCATCTACGCGCACATGCATCATAAAAACCCGGACGATCCATATGATTGGGAAGGCATAGCCTCGGCCCTCGACATAGGGGCGATAAAGTTCGACTCCTCCGGAAACCTGGAGTGGATCCACATCTACGGCAGGGAGAGCATCCACGAGTACGTGAACGCAGTGGGCTTCGACGGGAGTGAAGTTGCCATAGCATTCTCTTCCTCCCTCGGCGGTCCGGACTTCGGCATCTTGGGCATAGACCCTGAAACTGGAGAACTTGAATGGGTCAGGGAGTACAGGCAGGCTATAGACGGCGGTGAGCTCTGGAAGATGGGCGGTTTCAACAGCCTCTCCGGAGGAAGGCCGATGCTTTACAGCGTTCCCGACGGATGGCTCTACACCAACGGCCTGCCGGGAAAATACGACGGCGGTGCTTCGATCTGGGTGAAGCTCGATAAGCAGGGCAACATCCTTTGGAGCGGCTTCTGGAACACAACCCTCTACCAGGGAGAATCTCCCGCCGGCTTTGCTCTTGCCGATGACGGGAACTACGTTTTCTTCGACCCGCTCGTTAAGATGTCGCCTTCCGGAGACGTTCTCGAGGTTTACTACGACGTTCAGCCTCACAGCTGGTATATATCCCGCGCCGGAAACGGCTTCACTATCTTCCTCCCCCCTGACCGGCTCCTGAAACTGGACTCCGACATGGGCTTTGCGGGCTGTGACGTCCACCACGTCGAGAAGGGCGGGGAGCTGACCGCGTGGGTTCCGAACTTCGTGGATCTGGGAAAGGGCGACGTGGAGTTCGTGAAGGTGCCCCTCTATGCCGAGGCCAGCTTTGAGGGGGCCTTTGAGTTCGACGACCTCCCGACATGGGAGTGGTATAAGATTGCCCCGGTGGAGGTATGGGTTCACGATCACCCGAGCGAGTACTTCCACCTTAAAGAAGCCTGCAACCAGACGGGTTCATCTGAGGGAGGGATAGAGACCTCGACCAGCCCCGCTACATCGTCCCACTCGCCAACGGCCACATCCGAAGGTTCAGGCTTCACAAGCCCATCCAGCGACTCCAGCAGCGAGGGAACAGGCACGGACGGGGGAGTTTCGGTAGACGTGACCTGCGGGCCCGGGATAATGGCCCTGCTCGCACTGCTGGTTGCAATAACCCGGAGGAGGTGA
- a CDS encoding transglutaminase domain-containing protein yields the protein MVRRKYVAFFTLILLSTLLASSVLGPALIRAPPQTKSLERFLLPREEPGNYTNETGPPIEVPGPTQFMLLVTGAAHTHYLRLNVYTDYVDGRWVTRNATAVPGNVIAPPEINVPHHAERDEITVISFFPLHGNLYTSLYTTRVNAPGIEAVPEYNLFRTNLNISTYSFSAVSYTFDWPYLLNLTAENQTLYLSAPEDVELKNFALSITSGESLDYLKALKIVRYLANNYRYFENPSPPNDTDRLKWFLFESKAGNSYDFASALVILARLNGLPARLVEGVYIDAVPETQVVTEKNLHFWAEIYFEKAGWLIFDPFHPDPNPFIPFELEVSPTNMTLSPRGYGEITAKFMRVASGTNATVTVMNPTGKTIATFEKPGIYNVRVGPFEEPGYYPIMVNASTNAGVPQSIVHFIPVIVPGNFTVVPEVPAASLAKGDIWWLDLDITGDAENPKVITSSELVYSWTTVWGKAGVSIGLQAPHDSRLGWHVEKIVVVDKGYRFPVYLPIFVIERTDIRVIAPNTVTAGDSFKIGGAVSGTITGEFPEWGIIYAFLSDGQREILIGYTNISREIFTLRAKIPEYMSPGTKGISIYYIPPIGHPYFPSRTETFVTVRGLAKFSVPELVLARPGNITIAGTLIGGDKRPIANVSIEYYLDGNLIGTVNSSERGEFSIILPVPSVESHTLTLRYPGSSDYSPATAEVDVAAVELKIPETTEAELGRPVKISGRLVGVQNATLEAYIYPGKTYTIQVVNGSFTLTLESFPTVGDRSIEFRHGAYTLGRSTVVVVSPVEIKLLTSRAEGKEEAQIRFQVVDSTNEPIKGVSLDVVIDGLVKRVMTNSSGVATVEVPVLEDEVNATVKVLFEGSTYYLPTQKTFHVVIARKRKIPWLYIGIALLIGAVIIRYRLVRKKPPEAKREKILKIIFNNGIPLFREGETMEISIECEDEPELYVDGELVGKGREFRLKLPLGKHILEVRCGELVEKATARIVKSYNEAVVDYYEKCFLPWAKELGLDVDEMTPREISTMLTDMMYPWEPLDLLTEIFERAKYSHREVSREEFIRFYRALLTLVGGGCVV from the coding sequence ATGGTGAGGCGAAAATACGTCGCATTTTTCACCCTCATCCTGCTCTCCACCCTGTTAGCCTCATCCGTACTGGGCCCAGCTCTGATAAGGGCCCCACCTCAGACGAAAAGCCTGGAACGGTTTCTTCTTCCCCGGGAGGAACCGGGAAACTACACCAACGAGACCGGTCCTCCGATAGAGGTTCCCGGGCCAACTCAGTTCATGCTACTCGTTACCGGCGCCGCCCACACTCACTACCTCAGGCTCAACGTCTACACGGACTACGTGGACGGAAGGTGGGTTACGAGAAACGCCACGGCCGTTCCGGGCAATGTCATCGCACCACCAGAGATAAATGTCCCCCACCACGCAGAGAGGGACGAAATTACGGTCATTTCGTTCTTCCCGCTCCACGGCAACCTTTACACCTCACTCTACACCACGAGGGTGAACGCACCCGGTATCGAGGCCGTTCCGGAATACAACCTATTCAGAACGAACCTGAACATCAGCACGTACTCCTTCTCGGCCGTCTCCTATACATTCGACTGGCCATATCTCCTAAACCTCACTGCTGAAAACCAGACTCTCTACCTAAGCGCACCCGAGGATGTTGAACTAAAGAACTTTGCGCTGAGTATAACCTCCGGAGAGAGCTTGGACTACTTGAAGGCACTGAAGATAGTGAGATACCTGGCGAACAACTACCGGTACTTTGAAAACCCCTCACCTCCGAATGATACGGACAGGCTGAAATGGTTCCTCTTCGAGTCAAAGGCAGGCAATTCCTACGACTTTGCATCAGCTTTAGTCATCCTCGCAAGGCTCAACGGCCTTCCAGCAAGACTCGTGGAGGGCGTTTACATCGACGCAGTTCCAGAGACGCAGGTAGTGACCGAAAAAAACCTGCACTTCTGGGCAGAGATTTACTTTGAAAAAGCTGGCTGGCTTATTTTTGATCCATTCCACCCAGATCCAAATCCCTTCATCCCCTTCGAGCTCGAGGTCTCGCCTACAAATATGACTCTCTCCCCAAGAGGATACGGCGAAATAACGGCGAAGTTCATGCGCGTTGCCAGCGGAACGAACGCGACGGTAACCGTAATGAATCCCACGGGAAAAACGATAGCAACCTTCGAGAAGCCGGGGATATACAACGTGAGAGTGGGGCCCTTTGAGGAGCCCGGATATTATCCAATCATGGTAAACGCCTCAACGAACGCCGGAGTTCCGCAGTCAATAGTGCACTTCATTCCAGTGATAGTCCCAGGGAACTTTACGGTAGTTCCCGAGGTGCCCGCTGCGTCTCTCGCCAAGGGAGATATTTGGTGGCTGGATCTCGACATAACCGGCGATGCCGAGAACCCAAAGGTAATAACAAGCTCGGAGCTCGTTTACTCCTGGACTACGGTCTGGGGCAAAGCGGGAGTCTCCATAGGCCTGCAGGCTCCCCACGATTCTCGATTGGGGTGGCACGTTGAGAAAATTGTCGTCGTAGACAAAGGGTACCGCTTCCCAGTTTACCTCCCCATCTTTGTGATAGAGAGAACTGATATACGCGTGATAGCTCCGAATACCGTTACGGCCGGCGATTCCTTCAAGATCGGAGGGGCTGTGAGCGGAACCATCACGGGAGAATTCCCAGAGTGGGGCATCATATATGCGTTCCTAAGCGACGGTCAGAGGGAAATTTTAATCGGCTACACCAACATCTCCAGAGAAATCTTCACGCTTCGGGCCAAGATACCGGAGTACATGTCCCCCGGAACAAAGGGTATATCAATCTACTACATCCCACCCATTGGACACCCCTATTTCCCCTCGAGGACTGAAACATTTGTGACGGTCAGGGGACTCGCGAAGTTCTCGGTGCCCGAGCTGGTTCTGGCGAGGCCCGGAAATATCACCATTGCAGGAACCCTTATTGGAGGGGACAAAAGGCCAATAGCCAACGTAAGCATAGAGTACTATCTCGATGGGAATCTCATTGGAACCGTCAACTCCTCCGAGAGGGGCGAGTTCTCAATAATTCTTCCAGTTCCTTCGGTAGAGAGCCATACCCTCACCCTGAGATATCCTGGGAGCTCTGACTACTCCCCCGCCACCGCGGAGGTAGATGTAGCCGCCGTCGAGCTAAAAATTCCAGAAACCACAGAGGCAGAGCTGGGCAGGCCTGTCAAGATAAGCGGAAGGCTCGTGGGGGTTCAGAACGCCACGCTAGAGGCTTACATCTATCCAGGAAAGACCTACACCATCCAGGTGGTCAATGGAAGCTTTACCTTAACCCTGGAGTCCTTCCCGACAGTGGGAGATAGATCGATAGAGTTCCGCCACGGAGCCTATACCCTGGGCAGAAGCACCGTGGTGGTGGTTTCTCCAGTCGAGATAAAGCTGCTGACGTCAAGGGCTGAAGGCAAGGAAGAGGCTCAGATACGGTTCCAAGTTGTGGACTCAACGAACGAGCCAATTAAGGGTGTGTCTCTAGATGTCGTGATAGACGGCCTCGTGAAGCGCGTGATGACGAACTCGTCTGGAGTGGCAACGGTTGAGGTTCCCGTGCTTGAGGACGAGGTGAACGCAACCGTTAAGGTCCTCTTCGAGGGCTCGACATACTACCTTCCAACCCAAAAGACCTTCCACGTCGTTATAGCAAGGAAGAGGAAGATTCCCTGGCTCTACATCGGAATCGCGCTTCTCATAGGTGCAGTCATCATCAGGTACAGGCTTGTGAGAAAAAAGCCTCCAGAGGCCAAGCGTGAGAAAATCCTGAAGATAATCTTCAACAACGGAATACCCCTCTTTAGGGAGGGCGAGACTATGGAGATAAGCATTGAATGCGAGGACGAACCTGAGCTCTACGTTGACGGCGAGCTCGTTGGAAAGGGCAGGGAATTCAGACTCAAGCTCCCGCTCGGTAAGCACATCCTCGAGGTTCGCTGCGGTGAGCTCGTCGAAAAAGCAACTGCGAGGATAGTAAAAAGCTACAACGAAGCCGTGGTTGACTACTACGAAAAATGCTTCCTGCCCTGGGCCAAAGAGCTCGGGCTGGACGTCGACGAGATGACCCCGAGGGAGATATCCACAATGCTGACGGATATGATGTATCCCTGGGAGCCGCTCGACCTCCTTACGGAGATATTCGAGAGGGCCAAGTACAGCCACCGTGAGGTGTCAAGGGAGGAGTTCATACGCTTCTACAGGGCCCTCCTCACCCTCGTTGGAGGTGGTTGCGTTGTTTAG
- a CDS encoding AAA family ATPase, which translates to MDVKEAFEISQGIIDRIGQVYLGNEVVIRKTLAAALVNGNILFEDYPGLGKTLLAKAFGKVLGLKYTRVQFTPDLLPADILGTKVWRQNKGTFELIKGPIFTHVLLADEINRAPPKTQSALLEAMEEKQVTIEGETFPLERPFFVIATQNPIEFEGTYPLPEAQLDRFLLRLRVGYPKSLEDEIAILEARLSWGKDDPTGDMEPLVDRETFVRMQETVERGIFISRDLLRYIAELVRNVRSDERVEAGPSPRGGIALMKVAKANALLNNRDYVLPDDIKVFAVDALAHRIMIKPEYAFEGISGEEIVREALEKTPVPKEGRSG; encoded by the coding sequence ATGGATGTTAAAGAGGCCTTTGAAATCTCACAGGGGATAATCGATAGGATTGGACAGGTTTACCTCGGCAACGAGGTAGTCATCAGGAAGACTTTGGCAGCCGCCCTCGTGAACGGCAACATCCTCTTCGAGGATTATCCCGGGCTCGGAAAAACGCTTCTGGCAAAGGCATTCGGAAAAGTTCTCGGCCTGAAGTACACACGTGTCCAGTTCACACCGGACCTCCTTCCAGCAGACATCCTGGGAACGAAGGTGTGGCGTCAGAACAAGGGAACCTTCGAGCTGATAAAGGGTCCGATCTTCACGCACGTTCTTTTGGCGGACGAGATAAACAGGGCGCCGCCAAAGACCCAGTCTGCTCTCCTCGAGGCTATGGAAGAGAAGCAGGTGACAATTGAAGGCGAAACCTTCCCACTGGAAAGGCCGTTCTTCGTGATTGCAACCCAGAACCCCATTGAGTTTGAGGGGACTTATCCGCTGCCGGAGGCTCAGCTCGACAGGTTTCTGCTGAGGCTCCGCGTTGGCTATCCCAAGAGCCTCGAGGATGAGATAGCCATTCTAGAAGCGCGTCTAAGCTGGGGCAAAGACGACCCGACGGGAGACATGGAGCCTCTGGTAGACAGGGAGACCTTTGTGAGGATGCAGGAAACCGTTGAGAGGGGGATTTTCATCAGCAGGGATTTGCTGAGGTACATAGCAGAGCTTGTGAGAAACGTCCGCTCCGACGAGAGGGTTGAAGCCGGGCCGAGCCCGAGGGGTGGAATAGCCCTCATGAAGGTGGCAAAAGCCAACGCACTCCTAAACAATAGGGACTACGTGCTTCCAGATGACATCAAGGTCTTTGCGGTTGATGCCCTCGCCCACAGGATTATGATCAAGCCCGAGTACGCCTTTGAGGGAATCAGTGGAGAGGAGATAGTCAGAGAGGCTCTCGAAAAGACGCCCGTGCCCAAAGAGGGCAGGAGTGGCTGA
- a CDS encoding BtpA/SgcQ family protein produces MDFEKKLLIGMVHLKPLPGSYLYDGDFDSIIERAIADARTIEKAGFDAIMVENFGDVPFPKYVDKTTVASLAVVARAIREEVSIPLGINVLRNDGVAAYSIAYAVKADFIRVNVLSGVAYTDQGIIEGIAHELARLRKLLPSKIKVFADVHVKHAVHFGDFEDSIRDTVERGLADAVVISGRTTGSPVDLERLRLAKKISPVPVIVGSGTSYDNLPMLWNYADGFIVGTWIKRCGKVKNEVDPERAERLVRLAKELRERRV; encoded by the coding sequence ATGGACTTTGAGAAAAAGCTCCTTATCGGGATGGTGCACCTCAAGCCTCTGCCGGGTTCATACCTCTACGATGGTGACTTTGATTCCATCATTGAGCGAGCCATAGCGGACGCGAGAACGATTGAGAAAGCTGGCTTCGACGCAATCATGGTGGAAAACTTCGGGGACGTCCCCTTCCCGAAGTACGTTGACAAAACTACAGTCGCGTCTCTGGCGGTCGTTGCCAGGGCCATACGCGAGGAGGTTTCAATTCCCCTCGGGATAAACGTCCTCAGGAACGACGGAGTTGCGGCCTATTCGATTGCCTACGCCGTAAAGGCAGACTTCATCAGAGTGAACGTCCTGAGCGGAGTAGCCTACACAGACCAGGGAATCATAGAGGGCATAGCCCACGAGCTTGCAAGGCTGAGAAAACTTCTTCCAAGCAAAATCAAGGTCTTCGCGGATGTTCACGTCAAGCACGCCGTCCACTTCGGGGACTTCGAGGACTCCATAAGGGACACCGTCGAGAGGGGCTTAGCCGATGCTGTAGTAATAAGTGGAAGGACAACTGGAAGTCCCGTTGATCTGGAGCGGCTGAGGCTCGCGAAAAAAATCTCTCCAGTTCCAGTCATAGTCGGCTCGGGCACGAGCTATGACAACCTGCCCATGCTTTGGAACTATGCAGATGGCTTCATAGTGGGCACGTGGATAAAGAGATGCGGAAAAGTCAAGAACGAGGTAGATCCCGAAAGGGCCGAGAGACTCGTTAGGCTAGCGAAAGAACTTCGGGAACGGCGCGTCTGA
- a CDS encoding DUF835 domain-containing protein codes for MCGKVVSSAEMALFGVSAAVILGAAGAFFRIYRKTNRRSVLFLSVSAILALVETFYDVQGNWVAMVIFEAAFASIFTYAILNLVEEEGLLPRYTTISLLSFTPLVIATYWAIHGRWAGIEFDYTSTVIPYAVSGFFIFISGLFIYGIRTIYAEKAKRLSIVIVLLGIYKLSYPFHRDVMMANVIGLILMLILVLFGIYYMKRLGEEGSFRRSPRKKDNESPHGGLIPDGEQYKQLMRTLKQKQLLLFTRDIEWMSSSKWEVYFITTLKGENTISPTNLPKMLELSKRHFHAMGQSGERGIVVVECVEYLKEYSDFQTVVKFLSRLIDISKVYGGTVLIPITQEAWSERELRVMKRVIY; via the coding sequence GTGTGTGGCAAAGTGGTATCCAGTGCTGAGATGGCACTCTTTGGTGTGAGTGCCGCTGTCATACTGGGTGCGGCGGGGGCTTTCTTCCGTATTTACCGGAAAACCAATCGCCGCTCGGTGCTCTTCCTCTCCGTGAGCGCCATCCTGGCTCTAGTGGAGACTTTTTATGACGTCCAGGGGAACTGGGTCGCCATGGTAATCTTTGAGGCAGCCTTCGCGTCCATCTTCACTTACGCAATCCTGAACCTGGTGGAGGAAGAAGGCCTGCTCCCAAGATACACAACGATATCTCTCCTCTCGTTCACCCCTCTCGTAATAGCCACATACTGGGCGATTCACGGCAGATGGGCCGGAATTGAGTTCGACTACACGTCCACGGTGATCCCCTACGCAGTCTCTGGCTTCTTTATCTTCATTTCCGGTCTCTTCATCTACGGGATAAGAACTATCTACGCCGAAAAGGCCAAGAGGCTCAGCATAGTGATAGTGCTGCTTGGAATCTACAAGCTCAGTTATCCATTTCACCGTGACGTGATGATGGCGAACGTAATAGGCCTCATTCTCATGCTGATCCTCGTGCTGTTCGGGATTTACTATATGAAGCGCCTTGGAGAGGAAGGAAGCTTCCGTAGAAGTCCCAGAAAGAAGGATAACGAATCCCCACACGGAGGTCTCATACCTGACGGCGAACAGTACAAGCAGCTAATGAGAACCCTAAAGCAGAAACAGCTACTGCTCTTCACCAGGGACATAGAATGGATGAGCTCCTCCAAGTGGGAGGTCTACTTCATTACAACGCTAAAAGGAGAGAACACGATATCCCCAACGAACCTGCCCAAGATGCTCGAGCTCTCCAAAAGGCACTTTCACGCTATGGGACAGTCCGGAGAAAGAGGGATAGTTGTTGTAGAGTGTGTGGAGTACCTGAAGGAGTACAGCGACTTTCAGACCGTTGTAAAGTTCCTGAGCAGGCTGATTGACATCTCTAAGGTTTACGGAGGAACCGTACTAATCCCCATCACCCAGGAAGCATGGAGCGAGAGGGAGTTGAGGGTGATGAAAAGGGTAATTTACTGA
- a CDS encoding DUF58 domain-containing protein has protein sequence MRRNLVGYILWALLLGTLFLAPGMISLAVIPLTVLALATLIDPPSGVTVRRKISKREIRLGDEIEVRVEIHVERGIGIVVVKDPLPKNVALTEGSNTAVFFKGLGPLKASYSYRIRPIMRGFYTLPKSEVTTRNPLGTRYLWGVYGEELKLRAVPRVLRSVPIAETRRKARISVPETSFSIRGPISTDFKEIRRYQTGDPVKLINWKATARTGQVLVNEFEREGKKTVLFIVDASDSMKVGTESESPYEHAMNLVASMAYRFLRKDYHVGLYLTGARKFLPPATGPKQLHKIVKTMMDFERVHVEEEGFGDAVERLKRILLQYTPLVIYVSNLLEGNKKEAKRGALTIMNIHRGKTKPVIVDISVYPALDPETGTLIEMEKRAVVRELEGAGAYIVRWLPGEEDIGEILSKLLGEIG, from the coding sequence ATGCGGAGGAACCTCGTAGGTTACATCCTCTGGGCACTCCTCCTGGGAACGCTCTTCCTGGCTCCCGGGATGATAAGCTTAGCTGTTATTCCGTTGACTGTTCTCGCACTGGCGACCCTCATAGATCCGCCGAGCGGTGTTACCGTCAGGAGAAAAATTTCAAAGCGTGAGATAAGGCTCGGTGACGAAATCGAGGTGCGTGTTGAGATCCACGTCGAGCGTGGAATTGGAATCGTCGTGGTCAAGGATCCACTCCCGAAGAACGTCGCGCTAACGGAGGGAAGCAACACGGCGGTTTTCTTCAAAGGGCTTGGTCCGCTGAAGGCTAGCTACTCCTACAGGATACGGCCCATTATGAGGGGCTTCTACACCCTGCCAAAGAGTGAAGTGACCACCAGAAACCCCCTCGGGACGCGCTACCTCTGGGGGGTTTACGGGGAGGAGCTCAAGCTTAGGGCGGTTCCAAGGGTTCTCCGGAGCGTGCCCATTGCCGAAACGAGGAGGAAGGCAAGGATAAGCGTTCCCGAGACCAGCTTCTCCATAAGGGGACCTATCTCAACGGACTTCAAGGAGATAAGGCGCTATCAGACCGGCGATCCAGTAAAGCTCATCAACTGGAAGGCAACTGCCAGAACGGGGCAGGTTCTCGTTAACGAGTTCGAGAGAGAGGGCAAGAAAACGGTGCTTTTCATCGTCGATGCCAGCGACTCAATGAAGGTCGGAACGGAAAGCGAGAGTCCCTACGAGCACGCCATGAACCTCGTGGCTTCGATGGCGTACCGCTTCCTCAGAAAGGACTACCACGTCGGTCTCTACCTGACTGGGGCAAGGAAGTTCCTTCCACCGGCAACTGGGCCGAAACAGCTCCACAAAATAGTGAAAACCATGATGGACTTCGAGAGGGTTCACGTTGAGGAGGAGGGCTTCGGCGACGCCGTGGAGAGGCTCAAGAGGATACTCCTTCAGTACACCCCCCTCGTCATCTACGTCTCCAACCTGCTGGAGGGCAACAAGAAGGAGGCCAAACGGGGAGCGCTCACAATCATGAACATCCATAGGGGGAAGACAAAGCCGGTAATAGTCGACATCTCTGTTTATCCGGCGCTCGATCCTGAGACGGGAACGCTCATCGAGATGGAAAAGAGGGCAGTTGTAAGGGAGCTCGAGGGGGCCGGGGCCTACATCGTCAGGTGGCTGCCCGGAGAAGAGGACATTGGTGAGATACTGAGCAAACTCCTGGGTGAGATAGGATGA
- the glmM gene encoding phosphoglucosamine mutase has protein sequence MGKYFGTSGIREVVNERLTPELALNVGRALGTYLGGGTVVVGKDTRTSGEMLKKAVISGLLSAGVDVIDIGLAPTPLTGFAIKLYGADAGVTITASHNPPEYNGIKVWQANGMAYTPEMEAELEAIIDSGSFRKVSWNEIGTLRRADPKGEYIKAALEMVELEGSYTVVLDSGNGAGSILSPYLQRELGNKVISLNSHPSGFFVRELEPNAKSLAMLAKTVKAMKADVGIAHDGDADRIGVVDDQGNFVEYEVMLSLISGYTLRKFGKGKVVTTVDAGFALDDYIKPLGGEVLRTRVGDVAVADELAKHGGIFGGEPSGTWIIPQWNLTPDGIFAGALVLEMIDRLGPISELAKEVPRYVTLRAKIPCPNGKKAKAMEIIAHEALKSFDYERLIDIDGVRIENGDWWILFRPSGTEPIMRITLEAHTEEKARALMEKAERLVKEAIEKA, from the coding sequence ATGGGGAAGTACTTTGGAACCAGCGGTATCAGGGAGGTCGTCAACGAGAGGCTCACTCCGGAGCTTGCTCTGAATGTCGGAAGGGCTCTAGGGACTTATCTCGGCGGTGGAACAGTTGTAGTGGGCAAGGACACGAGGACGAGCGGCGAGATGCTCAAAAAGGCAGTGATAAGCGGTCTTCTGAGCGCGGGTGTTGATGTTATCGATATAGGCCTTGCCCCCACCCCGCTGACGGGCTTCGCAATAAAGCTCTACGGTGCCGATGCTGGAGTTACAATCACTGCATCACACAATCCGCCGGAGTACAACGGCATAAAGGTGTGGCAGGCCAACGGCATGGCCTACACACCCGAGATGGAGGCGGAACTTGAGGCGATAATTGATTCCGGGAGTTTCAGGAAAGTCTCCTGGAACGAGATTGGAACCTTGAGGAGGGCCGACCCGAAAGGAGAATACATCAAAGCGGCCCTTGAGATGGTTGAGCTTGAGGGAAGCTACACTGTCGTCCTCGATTCTGGCAACGGCGCCGGCTCAATCCTCAGCCCCTACCTCCAGCGCGAGCTTGGGAACAAAGTTATCAGCCTTAACTCCCACCCGAGCGGCTTCTTCGTGAGGGAGCTTGAACCGAACGCGAAGAGCTTAGCCATGCTCGCTAAAACTGTTAAGGCTATGAAAGCCGACGTTGGAATCGCCCACGACGGTGACGCGGATAGAATAGGCGTTGTTGATGACCAGGGCAACTTCGTGGAGTATGAGGTTATGCTGAGCCTCATTTCAGGATACACCCTCCGGAAATTCGGGAAGGGTAAGGTAGTTACAACCGTCGATGCCGGCTTTGCCCTGGACGACTACATCAAGCCCCTTGGTGGTGAGGTTCTGAGGACGCGCGTCGGTGACGTTGCGGTAGCCGATGAGCTTGCCAAACACGGCGGAATCTTCGGCGGCGAGCCGAGCGGAACCTGGATCATTCCCCAGTGGAACCTGACGCCGGACGGAATCTTCGCGGGGGCACTCGTTCTGGAGATGATCGACAGGCTCGGCCCGATAAGCGAGCTCGCCAAGGAAGTCCCGCGCTACGTGACGCTCAGGGCCAAGATCCCGTGTCCCAACGGAAAGAAGGCAAAGGCCATGGAGATAATTGCCCACGAGGCTCTGAAGTCCTTCGACTACGAGCGGCTCATAGACATCGACGGCGTCAGGATTGAGAACGGTGACTGGTGGATTCTCTTTAGACCGAGCGGAACGGAGCCGATAATGAGGATAACCCTCGAGGCGCATACGGAAGAAAAGGCCAGGGCATTGATGGAGAAGGCGGAGCGGTTGGTTAAGGAGGCCATAGAAAAGGCCTGA
- a CDS encoding AAA family ATPase, with protein MIVGVVGKIAAGKTTVAKFFEERGFCRVSCSDPLIDLLTHNVKDYSWIPELPEKAEPTREKLIEFGKYLKDKYGGDILIRLAIDKKRHCKNIIIDGVRSREEIEAIKRFGGKVIYVEAKPEIRFERLVRRKAGKDKSIKSFEDFKRMDDAEEELYQTSKLKNMADYVVVNEGTLEELRRRVEKIIKEVVG; from the coding sequence ATGATAGTCGGTGTGGTTGGCAAGATAGCGGCCGGGAAGACAACGGTGGCGAAGTTCTTTGAGGAGAGGGGTTTCTGTAGAGTCAGCTGCAGTGACCCGCTGATAGACCTGCTCACCCACAACGTCAAGGACTACTCGTGGATTCCGGAGCTGCCTGAGAAGGCCGAGCCCACAAGAGAGAAGCTGATAGAGTTCGGCAAGTATCTTAAAGACAAATACGGCGGCGATATACTCATCAGGCTCGCCATAGACAAGAAGAGGCACTGCAAGAATATAATCATAGATGGCGTCCGCTCCAGGGAAGAAATCGAGGCGATAAAGCGCTTTGGGGGAAAGGTCATCTACGTCGAGGCAAAGCCTGAGATAAGGTTCGAAAGACTGGTAAGGAGGAAGGCAGGAAAAGATAAGAGCATCAAAAGCTTCGAGGACTTTAAGAGGATGGACGACGCCGAAGAGGAGCTGTACCAGACTTCAAAGCTGAAGAACATGGCAGACTATGTGGTAGTGAACGAGGGAACTCTGGAGGAGCTCCGTCGAAGGGTTGAGAAGATCATTAAAGAGGTGGTTGGATGA